A DNA window from Rhipicephalus sanguineus isolate Rsan-2018 chromosome 8, BIME_Rsan_1.4, whole genome shotgun sequence contains the following coding sequences:
- the LOC119402856 gene encoding uncharacterized protein LOC119402856: MEPSRKQCDCMFCPECKNIISAKVRLWLQEQPVQAEVEEQERKFEAAGEAGFSCAPRLAAKCSGAVEEVHAYARRLLECKMDSIESTESGSRTDTSIVGCGRSSSGESIAQERESASFQADDEALPMDAESGPSEAADSRSTDTPRDGP, translated from the coding sequence ATGGAACCCAGCCGAAAGCAGTGCGACTGCATGTTTTGCCCGGAGTGCAAGAATATTATAAGCGCCAAGGTGCGACTATGGCTGCAGGAGCAGCCGGTCCAGGCTGAAGTCGAGGAGCAGGAGCGGAAGTTCGAAGCAGCCGGAGAAGCCGGCTTTTCTTGCGCCCCTCGTCTCGCGGCTAAATGCTCGGGCGCTGTCGAAGAGGTTCATGCTTACGCACGTCGCCTTCTCGAATGTAAAATGGACAGCATTGAGTCGACAGAAAGCGGCTCCCGAACCGACACGTCCATCGTGGGCTGCGGCCGCAGCAGTTCCGGAGAATCCATTGCCCAGGAGAGGGAGTCCGCCAGCTTCCAAGCGGATGACGAAGCTTTACCAATGGATGCAGAGTCAGGCCCATCTGAAGCTGCCGATTCTAGAAGTACTGACACG